Within Mustela lutreola isolate mMusLut2 chromosome 10, mMusLut2.pri, whole genome shotgun sequence, the genomic segment ATCCTCCTAAACTTCTGGTTTTGCactataaagatgagaaaatgttGGGAGATCGTTTTTGCAAAGAGCACAGTAGTTGACATTCAGAAGTGAGCTAACTGCAGAGGGAAAACTGCAAGCTGGCACACCGGCTTTCTTCTCAGCCTTGTTTTAACCCAACAAGCTCCCACAGGTTGTTCTTGAAATTACAAGATGATTATATGGCAGTAATGAATTTGCAACTAACTCGTGATTTCAAACCATTATTAGCCAAAGGGTTGATTCCAGACCTATGTTCGTGGATTTCCTTGATTTAAGTGTCAGCATTTAACTGTGGCTTTGTTTTAGCTCGAAGTCCATCAATGATCTGGACTTACTTGGGGAAAAGGTATCAGACCAGGGTCACTTGGCTCCTACTCTTTAATTGGAAACCAGTTTTTATGGGTGGTAGAGTTACTTGCCCTGTGTTATATTTTGAATGTGAAAACTAGGAGGAACACAGTTTGATAGCAAGTGGAGAACAAGGGGTCATTAGGAACATCTTTTGCTCTTTGGGTTGAAGGAGTGCAAAGGACACGTGAGATTCCTGAGCATGTACCATCCATGCCAATGTTTGGCGTTTCTCAATGAGCTGTTAGCAGTTCTTGCAAACTCTGCAAGAGTTTGGTCCCTTGGTTTGATAACAGCAAGTTCCCACCTACCTGAAGATGCGCAGAGTGCTTTTACCTTGTTATTGCTTTGTACTTTCTTGAACCTCTTTGAAAATAGAGAGGCTCTGAAGCCCTTTTTCTCTTATGTTGTGCTAAGTCACTTTGAAATCTCTAGGGTTTTAGTTTTGTCTGCTTTCAAGTCCCTCTCACTAACTCAAAGCAAAGTAGAAAGGCAGCATTTATGTTACCAATTAGTGTTGGGCTTTGAGATGAACACTTCCTCCATGACTTTTGGCCCCTCCTTAAATGCTGGCTTTGTagaggtcctgggacagagtcccatgGTGACCTCCTTTACTCTGTGGACTCTAAACCATCCAGCAGTGTAATACTGAGGAAGAGctcctctgctttgtttccagGCACATGAGCtcctgttctattttcttttcctattttctaagGATAGTGTTGTGCTGGATGTTTCTCCCATCTTTGTAGTTCATGCTGTTGTGGACACACCTGACTTACTAACTCATTCGTCAAGTTACCAAACCTTACTGGGCTTTTTCAATATCTgaaatggggagaaaaatatTCACTTTCTCGAATTGGCTAATGAGGATGAGGTAACGCATGTAAGTCACAGACAGACAGTAGTCACAAATAGTTCACAGACACAGTAGGTAGTCTATAAATGCCTTCCAGGGAATGGTATTAGCGGAATCAGCCATTTTTAACCTTTACAGTGATCCtaaattttcctctaagaaaAGGAATTGGCATTCATTTTTGCACCCATAGCTTGAGTGACAAGAAACACATACATTTTATCCTGAGTTGGTTGGTGGTGGTGATCAGATTTGAAGTGGAGGATAATTTTCATTCAGCTATGAAGGTGAAACTCCCTGGATATATTACTTGGCTTCTCATTTGTTCCCAGCCAAATGAGATTATCACTTGTGATCCAATTGCTCTGCCTAGAGATGAAGTTCAGTAATTATTGAAGTAGAATGACCAGAAAAACATATTTGCTACTCCACCTAATAGCAATATGGCATACTAATTATAGCCCAGGCTGCACATGGAAAAAGAACAGATCTTGTTATCTAGTGCTTTAAATGTGAAAGTAGTCACAGTTAATCTGTTTTGAACTATTTGTACTTTGCACCATTCCTTGAATGGTAAGTATGTTTCTACACATGTAAACATTTCCTGAAAAGAGGCATAGTCAGTCAGGACTTTGGGTAGGAATGGAGTAAGTAGGAATTAGCTGGGGACTGTCTGGGTGATGATCAAGGGCAGACATTTGAAGAGCTCACAGTTGATGAATGAAATGATTAAtaatcatgtatttaaaaaaaaaaaaacaactttcgtGAACTTTTCTAGTGTTCCAGGCACTATGGCCAAGGACTGCACGTGGTTTGTCTCTGAATCCTCACAGTTTGTAAAGTTGTAAAGAGACAGGATCAtttcctattttgcagatgaagtgACTGAGGTTCAAGCTGGTTAATGATTTGCACAAAATCACCAGCAGGGAGATGACAGGACCAAACTGAAGCCTGTCTCTGACTCCGGAACTCTGTTTCAACAGCTCTGCACTCCTGATTTTGACCTAGTTTTACGACTCTAGAAAGGAAATGTGGCCAATCCCAGATCACTTTTCTAATCTACCCAGATATTTTGTGTTCACAATTTGTACCAGCAAACCTCTGATTCCGCCAACTTGAAATTGGTCTTGAAATTTCCACttgtatcaaaaaaataaaaacaaaaacaaaccccaattCTGTTAAACTGTGACTCTTCCTGGAAACGGGACACCCTTTTCCTAGAGAAACCTCTTCTCCTTTTCACTTTCCTCTGTGGTGGGTCCACAGGTGATTTCCCTAAATTAACATGTTTCTCAGAAATTCTGTCTCATCTGGAGCAATGATAGTTGTTGATGACTTTTATTAGAGTTGGTAGCTTTGGGTCTCTAAGTCCTACCTCCCCTCACCCTCCATACCCTCCCAGATGTTACATAGTAGTTGAAAGCGGGGAATCTAAAGCCACAGACCTGAGGACCTCTGGCCCTTCTTGCATCCTGGGGCAAgtaacttaacttctctgagcctgttttcatgcttgtaaaatagagataataatcaTACTTATTACTGTACAACACACAGAACCCAATAAGCACTTAACCAtcgtattatttgttccagtgaATGATTATGAGGTTatagaaattaacatttattttgggcgcctgggtggctcagtgggttaagccgctgccttcggctcaggtcatgatctcaggatcctgggatcgagtcccgcatcgggatctctgctcagcagggagcctgcttccctctctctctctctctgcctgcctatctgtctactgtgaactctgtcaaataaataaataaaatcttaaaaaaaaaaaaagaaaagaaaagaaattaacatttattttattctctctgcagctcttgaaatatttgaagaaactcTCCACCTTGCCTATTACAGTAGACATTCTTGCGGTAAGAAGTGTTAGATATTATATAACTATATTCCATCCCCCTCCCACTGGAGAGATTGTACAATAAGTTTAAAAGCATGGGCTTTGAAAgcgaaagaaaccagacacaaggCCACGTATTGTATGGTTCTATTTaggtgaaatgtccagaataggcagatCCATAGACGGATGGtaaggggtgggggaagtggggagaaaaagcatttctttttagggttatggaaatgttctggaactagtaGTCATCGTTGTGCAATATTGTGTCTTGGAAACCAATAaactatatactttaaaaaggttAAAGTGAGCTTTGCGCAGTGACATTacagccaatgaggtttatctaCGGTGTGATTACtgctaattgaaaataaaatggttaaaatgatgaattttatcttaaatttaaaaaaaaaatttagctttgGCATCAACTAGTCCTAGATTCAGATCCAAGTTCTATGACTTTAGGCTGTTCTTCCATGTCAAACAGaccagattcctgcctcacagagTTACTGTGAGGACTCGTGAGATTTGTATGCAGAAGCTTTCCGATCAGTGCCTGACACTTGCTGGAATCACTCTTGTTATTTATTGTTATAGTTGTAGAAGTGTTTTAGTATACTGTTTTCCACTTCTGAGGTTGGTGTGCTTTGCTACTGTGTGTCATTAGAGGTTTGAGGCATAAACACAAAGTAATTTTGTACTAAGACTTGCAAGGTATGTTTTAGGAAGGAGTTTCTCCAAGCAAGGGGCCTTATTTCCTTAGAAAGTTGTTGAGTGAAGTTCTACAACCCTGTAACAATTCTTTTGTCAAATCTGCAGGAGACTGGAGTTGGGAAAACAGTAAATAGCTTGCGAAAACACGAGCATGTTGGAAGTTTCGCCAGGGATCTGGTGGCCCAGTGGAAGAAACTGGTTCCTGTGGAACGGTGAGAACAGTATTCTGTAGGTTTGTTCAACTTCATGATTAAATCTGGTACTTGAAGTGTTTATAGAcccttcttatttaaaatatttattttgggggtgtctgggtggctcagtccgttaagtgtctgactcttggtttcggctcaggtcatgctctcagggtcctgggattgagccccatgtctttccagctctgtgttcagcatgagtctgctggagattatctccctctcctccctctgctccacccctgctcatgctctctcactctctctaaaacaaataaaatctttaaaaacaaataaataaaatatttattttgccttGATTATGAAAGTAATCAGTGATCAttacaggattttaaaaaatacaaaaaaatagaaattagaataaaaatttcttacagttctgCCATCCAAACATAAGCATTATTAACGTTTTGATATGTTTCTTTCtaccttctttttatttatttttaattaaatttatttttttaagatttttatttatttgagagagcagagagctggatttggggcttgatctagaaccccagggatcatgacctgagctgaagggaggcgCTaaatctactgagccactcaggccccctaCCCTCTttgtaaaagacatttttatataGTTGTGAACGAACTATATAAACAACCACTCCTTTTTTTAGGTAACAAGTTAAATATGTCCCCATGTTGAAATtctctttttccaattttttaaaagattctatttatttgagagagcatgagcaggggcagagggacaagcagacttcttgctgagcagagagacccatacagagcttgatcccaggaccctggaatcatggtctcagcccaaggcagacatttaactaactgagccacccaggctcctctgtgttgaaaattttttaaacatttttcatgtcCTCAAGATATttgatcttggggcacctgggtggctcagttgttgagcatctgccttaggctcaagtcgtggtcccagggtcctgggatcaagctccgcatcgggctccctgctcatcgggaagcctgcttccccctctcccactcccactgcttgtgttccctttctcactgtgtctgtctctgtcaaataaataaaatgttaagggaaaaaaaaaaagatatttgatcCTTTTGTCCTGCAGTTAAAtgcatcattttctgtttttttaattatttgaattttccCAGTCTCAAACCTTAGTTGAGTATCTTTGAGCAGGATCCATTCATCCTCTTCCCAAGACCTTGTTTCTAACTCTGCATCCTTTTCATCTCTGTTTGTGAGTTCAGGTTCTGTGACTTTGTCCTCTGAACAAGGATTACACTGAGATTTATATCTGCTCTGTttacttgttgttttttttttttaactgtagaaACACTGAGCCTGATGAACAGGACTTTGAGAAGAGCCATTCCCGAAAGCGCCCCAGGGAAGCAgttcagaaggaggaggagatagAGGGAGACGACCAGGAAAACTGGAAAGCCTCCAGTAGCCAATCCTATAGCCCTGATCACAGgcagaaaaaacacagaaaactctCAGAACCCGAGAGAACTCACAAAGTGTCCCACGTTCCAGAGAGGAGAGATGAGAGAAAGAGGTGCCACAGAGTGTCACCGGTTTATTCTTCAGACCACGAATCTTCTGATTATGGCCATGTTCAGTCCCCTCCATCGTCTGCCAGTCCCCATCAGATGACCGTGGACCATTACAGATCCTTGGAGGAGGACCACGAGCCCTTTGTTCCACACCAGAAACCTGGGAAAGGCCATAGTAATGCCTTTCAGGACAGACTGGGGATTAGTCAGGACCGACACGTGGGGGATTCCCACGGGAAAGGGGCCGTGAGTCAGAACAAGGAGCACAGATCTTCTAAGGAAAAACGTCCAGTGGATGCTAGGGGAGATGGAAAGTTCTCTTTGAGCAAAGAGAAATCACACAAGGCCGTCTCCAGAGAGGAAAACCGAAGGCCACTCTCCGGGGATAGCACAAAGGAGAAGCCGCCCTCCGGCGGaggcaagaaagagaaggagaaggagggcagCTCCAAGAAGAAGTTTTTCCCAGCCTTGGAAGCTGCCTCAGACAACCACCTGAAAAACAAGCCAAAGCACAGAGATGCAGAGAAAACCAAAACGGACAAAAACAAGCAGAGTCTCGACAGCTTAGACATAGGAAAGGGGGCGGGAGACCCGCTGCCCAAGACGAAAGACCGGATTTCTAACAACCTAAAGACTTCAGAAGGGAAAGTAAAGTCTTCTCATTCAGACAGAAAGTCTGTGGGCTCCCTCGCCAGGGTCGAGGAGGCAGAGATGGAGGATGAATTTGAGCAGCCTACTATGTCTTTTGAGTCATACCTCAGCTATGACCAGCCccggaagaaaaagaaaaagattgtgaAAACTTCAGCCACCACTCCTGGagaaaaaggactaaaaaaaaatgattcaaaaagCATGAATAAAAACTTGGACTCAGTTCAGAAATTACCTAAAGTGAAtgaaaacaagtcagagaaactTCAGCCAGCTGGAGCCAATTCAGCCAAGCTGAAAAAGGTAAGCCCTTCCGCCACTTGGGGACGTCCCAGCTGGAGCATCTGGCCCTGTAGAGCTCCCAGGACCTATCCCGCCTCTGTTCAGCTTGGCTGGCTTTTACGCGGCTTGTTGAATTTCAGTTTCCAGGCCTCTCTGGCAGGGCAGCTAGCCGCCAAGGTGCGTATTTCCTGCATTTGTTCTATCATGCTGGGCCTGTCTCTCCACTTCTGCCTTCCGTGGTATCAGACCTAGTGGGCAGCCCCTCTCCAGCCTGGGTCCGCTTGTGAGGTTGTCTGCCTCGTCTGCACGGCTGGGAATGGGCTGTAAGGCAGAGAGCTGTGCTCTTAAATAGGGGCTGTCCACTCACTGGTCTTGTCTTTGCAGGTCCCCATGGACGCCTTGCCAGTGTTGCCAGACCTCCCATTACCCATGATACAGGCCAATTACCGGCCACTTCCTACCCTGGAACTGATGTCCTCCTTCCCGCCAAAGCGAAAAGGTTAATCTTCTGCATCCTTCTTTAACTGGAAAAAGATTTTAACAATTTATTCACGATATCCTAAGATTTTGGTGCACTTAATAGCCTCCCCGGCTCTGGAGTTTGATGGcttgggtttaaatcccagctctggcTTCTACAGGTTCTATGAACTGGGGTAATAATTTCCTTAGACTTCAGTTTCATGTGCTAGGAGTGGGCACGGTAATGGTATCTGCCTCACAAGTCtcttcagtgggttaaaagtgATGATGCTGGTAAAGCTCTTAACTTGGGTTTTCCCACATTTGGTAAATCTTTGCTGTACTGTTACCAGCTGCCCTTTATTCTATTACATTCTGTATgagctttttatcttaaaaaaaaaaaaaaaaaagttctgagcACAAGAATTAGAAGCCACCTAAGTGTGCTCAGCAAGAGACAATCACTATAGTTCATCCACACAGTGGCCTCCTCTACAGCTGTGGTAAGTGTGGACAGACTTGGTCTGATAAAGGAAGATTTCTAGAATACggtaaatgaaagaacaaggacAGTGGGTGTTATTggtgaaaatggaataaaatgcacatttgtttattttttcactgaCTTGGAGGAATACACAAAACTGGTAGCATTGGTTGCCTTTGAGAAAGGGCACTGGGAAGCCGTGGAAGGGCGAGAGAGAGAGCTCTCCCTGCAGAGCTCAGTGCCCTTTGTAACGTGCAGTCCTGTCTTCCTTGCCCTGTAGCGCTGTCTTCaccccaggaagaggaggaagctggaTTCACTGGACGAAGAATGAATTCTAAGATGCAGGTGTATTCTGGCTCCAAATGTGCCTATCTCCCCAAAATGATGACCTTGCACCAGCAATGCATCCGGGTACTTAAGAACAACATCGATTGTAAGTCACCTGCTTTTGTCCTGCTCTTAAATACATTGTGGCACTGGGACCTCACCATTGGGTTGCTTGGCCAATATTCAACACTTTGATCTTTGATTCTCTGCAGCAATCTTTGAAGTGGGTGGTGTCCCGTATTCTGTTCTTGAACCTGTTTTGGAGAGGTGTACGCCTGATCAGCTATACCGCATAGAGGAGTACAACCACGTGAGTATCCTGTTTGGGACAGGGAAGGCCATTTTCTGGCCCGTGTCTCCAGAACTAGCCTCGCCTCCGAGTCTGCAGTGGGTGAAGGGCAGGCAGCAGTGGTGGTTTCACTGTTCTGGGCAGGCTGGTTTGCCTGCAGGCAACATGCATATTTTTAGCACCTGCTCCTGGCATCCAATCAAGATGGGCTTCAAAAGGAGCAGAGAAACACTGCCCACCCTTCCCTTGCTCAGTCACAGAGGGCAGGGGAGAATTTGGGCAGCACAGCCTTGGGAGCCAGGGCAAGGACAGAGCTTTGTGAACCAGGGACAGGCGTCTGGTGAATATAAAAGCACAGGGACAcctggtgcctcagttggttgagcagccgACTCTTAATTGCAGCGCAcattatgatctcagggatgtgagctcgagccccatgtcgggctctgtgctacacatggagcctgcttgagattctctatctgcctctgtccccttccctcccaactttaaaaaaaaaagaagaaagaaaacacagatttgCTAGGAGTCTCCTAGAGACATCCCGGTGTGACCAAATATCTTTCTCACTGTGCTGGGACACAGTCATTTGGTTGCTTTAGGGGGCTGTCTCCAGTTCTAGGGTTCATTTTGGATGTGTCATCATCTCAGTCCTCCCTGTCAtggtttcctaaaggaattgtctTCTCTCACCCCACAGCCCCCAAAAGCAGCCAGTATAGCACCTCACATTTAACAGTTCTTAAAtacggtgattttttttttttttttctagaaccaTGGTTTATTTTAATACAACACTACTACTGTGAAGACCAAAAAACCATGAGGAAGGTGGTCACCCCGAAGTGATTAAGATGGAAAAGGGCTGTGTCAGAGTGCTTGCATATAAATGATGCCCTGGTTCTGATTTTAGGTATTAATTGAAGAAACAGATCAATTATGGAAAGTTCATTGTCACCGAGACTTTAAGGAAGAAAGGCCTGAAGAGTATGAGTCATGGCGGGAGATGTACCTGCGGCTTCAGGATGCCCGGGAGCAGCGGCTGCGAGTGCTGACCAAGAATATCAGATCTGCACATGCCAATAAGCCCAAAGGTGATGGGCGAGGGGACCCCGGCAGGGCGGGGCAGGCTAGTGAAACATGGAGCCCTGGGCTCCTGTTGACCGCGGGGCCTTAGCAGGCCGGGCTGAGGTAGCCTCCAGGTCCTAAATCTGTCTTGCTCGTGCAGAAATGGGGCAGGGATAAGCTGTATTTTCTGCCACCACACATACTATCTAGAGGGATTTTCAGGGTTAATAATCCCCtggctttgggggcacctgaagAGCCTTTATCTCTTAATAGCATAGATCAGTAAAACCACAGCAGCATCTCCACTCAAAAAGGAGGTACTGATGTCCCTATTTCTCATCAGGCCGACAAGCAAAGATGGCCTTTGTCAACTCTGTGGCCAAACCGCCTCGTGATGTTCGACGGAGACAGGAGAAGTTTGGAACCGGAGGAGCAGCTGTGCCTGAGAAAATTAGGTAAGCTCTTGGCAGCTTTCGAGTTTCTGTGTGCTCGGGGggaaaagagcccaggaccttgTCATTCGGCCCTACAAGACAGTCCAGGGGCAGGAAGTGATTCATTTTTGGGGTGAGAGCATGGCCTTGCGGAGTGGATTTTGGAGGCCGACCTTGGCCAGCTCAGCCCTTGACACTGCCCGCCGTCCCCACCTTCCCCCCAACCTCGGCCCACCCCAGGCCTGTGACTGCAGTGTTGGCCAGTAATTATTCCTGCTGCTCAGCGGGTTACGATGAAATGGAGATCAGGACGCGGCTTCTGGGAGACACGCCCTTGggctttccctttctccatttAAACAAACCacgttcctggggctcctggttggctcagtcattggagcaTACGACccctgatctcggggtcatggacttggtagagattacttgaaaacaAAAGTAACAAGAGTAGAGCATGCTGCTGCGAGACTGCATGAGCTCAGTCGCACTAGCACTTTCAGATGGATGCCGCCCTCTCTGTGCCACCATCAGAAGCTGGGGCACGCGGGTTGGCTGCACAAAGCCAGCGGATGGGGTCTTCCTCAGACAGGCCAGCCCCAGGCTGCTGGTGCGGAGGGCAGATTTCTCACACTTGGGCCTAACCTGCTGGCGCTGTGTTGCAGGATCAAGCCGGCCCCGTACCCCTCGGGGAACAGC encodes:
- the ELOA gene encoding elongin-A, encoding MHGGRSCGPRTRREPSSGEEAAPVTAMAAESALQVVEKLQARLAANPDPKKLLKYLKKLSTLPITVDILAETGVGKTVNSLRKHEHVGSFARDLVAQWKKLVPVERNTEPDEQDFEKSHSRKRPREAVQKEEEIEGDDQENWKASSSQSYSPDHRQKKHRKLSEPERTHKVSHVPERRDERKRCHRVSPVYSSDHESSDYGHVQSPPSSASPHQMTVDHYRSLEEDHEPFVPHQKPGKGHSNAFQDRLGISQDRHVGDSHGKGAVSQNKEHRSSKEKRPVDARGDGKFSLSKEKSHKAVSREENRRPLSGDSTKEKPPSGGGKKEKEKEGSSKKKFFPALEAASDNHLKNKPKHRDAEKTKTDKNKQSLDSLDIGKGAGDPLPKTKDRISNNLKTSEGKVKSSHSDRKSVGSLARVEEAEMEDEFEQPTMSFESYLSYDQPRKKKKKIVKTSATTPGEKGLKKNDSKSMNKNLDSVQKLPKVNENKSEKLQPAGANSAKLKKVPMDALPVLPDLPLPMIQANYRPLPTLELMSSFPPKRKALSSPQEEEEAGFTGRRMNSKMQVYSGSKCAYLPKMMTLHQQCIRVLKNNIDSIFEVGGVPYSVLEPVLERCTPDQLYRIEEYNHVLIEETDQLWKVHCHRDFKEERPEEYESWREMYLRLQDAREQRLRVLTKNIRSAHANKPKGRQAKMAFVNSVAKPPRDVRRRQEKFGTGGAAVPEKIRIKPAPYPSGNSHAPSASSSGSNFSTSPEEPAYDGPSTSGAHLAPVLSTVSYDPRKPTVKKIAPMMAKTIKAFKNRFSRR